In Clostridium sp., one DNA window encodes the following:
- a CDS encoding thiamine diphosphokinase, with the protein MKVTIVSGGNAPSQALLENELSSSSFLICADGGGNCLYKYNIKPDYLMGDFDSISAEALKFFKSSGSVISEYPAKKNFTDTEAVFSKAVELNADEITFLGCTGSRLDHFMGSMGMLKKSLEHGIRAYIKDENNSIEILDKSSIIKGKRGELFSLYAYCDIVENLNIIGAKYKLNNYNLTLGDSRTVSNEFLDGEVSVSFKSGLILLFRSRD; encoded by the coding sequence ATGAAAGTAACAATAGTATCAGGAGGAAATGCACCATCTCAAGCTTTGTTGGAAAATGAGCTCAGTTCAAGTTCATTTTTAATATGTGCTGATGGCGGTGGAAACTGTCTTTATAAATATAATATTAAACCTGATTATTTAATGGGAGATTTTGATTCCATAAGTGCAGAAGCCCTGAAATTCTTTAAAAGTTCAGGTTCTGTAATATCAGAATATCCTGCAAAAAAAAATTTCACTGATACAGAAGCTGTATTCAGCAAGGCCGTTGAATTGAATGCAGATGAAATAACATTTTTAGGATGTACGGGAAGTAGGCTGGATCATTTCATGGGGAGTATGGGTATGTTGAAAAAAAGTCTGGAACATGGTATAAGGGCATATATAAAGGATGAAAACAATTCAATAGAAATACTGGATAAATCCAGCATTATAAAAGGGAAAAGAGGAGAGCTTTTTTCACTCTATGCATATTGTGATATAGTGGAGAACCTGAATATAATAGGAGCAAAGTATAAGCTTAATAACTATAATCTGACATTGGGAGATTCCAGAACTGTATCAAATGAATTCCTGGATGGGGAAGTAAGTGTATCGTTTAAAAGTGGACTTATTTTATTATTTAGAAGCAGGGACTAG
- the rpe gene encoding ribulose-phosphate 3-epimerase, with amino-acid sequence MIKIAPSILSADFSKLGDDIKKIDEYGADMVHIDVMDGMFVPNISFGIPVIKSIRAITRLPFDVHLMIEEPSRYVEDFVKAGADIITVHFEADRHIDRTINYIKSFGVKAAVALNPATKIENIEYIIPNLDMVLVMSVNPGFGGQNYIDYCYDKIAGIKKLSQKHNEDMMIEVDGGIGIKNIKKVVESGANVIVAGSAVFRDGKVKENMAALRGELK; translated from the coding sequence ATGATAAAAATAGCACCTTCAATACTGTCAGCGGACTTTTCAAAATTGGGAGATGACATAAAAAAAATAGATGAATATGGAGCAGATATGGTACATATCGATGTAATGGATGGAATGTTTGTACCAAATATATCCTTTGGAATACCTGTAATTAAATCCATAAGAGCTATAACCAGGCTCCCCTTCGATGTACACCTTATGATAGAAGAGCCTTCAAGATATGTTGAGGATTTTGTGAAGGCCGGGGCTGATATTATAACAGTACATTTTGAGGCGGACAGGCACATAGACAGGACAATAAATTATATAAAGAGTTTTGGCGTTAAAGCTGCAGTAGCCCTGAATCCGGCTACAAAGATAGAAAACATAGAGTACATAATACCAAACTTGGACATGGTTCTTGTAATGTCTGTAAATCCAGGTTTTGGAGGTCAAAATTACATAGACTACTGCTATGATAAAATAGCCGGCATTAAAAAATTAAGTCAGAAGCATAATGAGGATATGATGATAGAAGTAGACGGGGGAATAGGAATAAAAAATATAAAAAAGGTTGTGGAAAGCGGTGCAAACGTTATTGTAGCAGGTTCTGCAGTGTTCAGGGATGGTAAGGTAAAGGAAAATATGGCCGCTTTAAGAGGTGAACTCAAATAA
- the rpmB gene encoding 50S ribosomal protein L28, which produces MSRKCDICGKEVVFGVQYSHSHRQSKRNWAPNIRKVKAIVDGTPKRIHVCTRCLRSGKVQRAI; this is translated from the coding sequence ATGTCAAGGAAATGTGATATATGTGGAAAAGAAGTTGTATTTGGTGTACAGTACAGCCATTCACACCGTCAGTCAAAAAGAAATTGGGCTCCAAATATAAGAAAAGTAAAGGCAATTGTTGATGGAACTCCCAAAAGAATTCATGTTTGTACAAGATGCCTTCGTTCAGGAAAAGTACAACGTGCAATATAG
- the rsmB gene encoding 16S rRNA (cytosine(967)-C(5))-methyltransferase RsmB: MNSARLIAVETLEDVLYKGAYSNIALNNKLNRSNLGLKDRGLVTEIVYGTLKYKFTIDSILGHFLRNGLNSMDNFILNILRMSIYQIKYLDKIPEFAVVNEAVELSKKRSNKFSKLVNGVLRNYLRNKDGKYCNTQNYIDRLCFDYSFEPWMTKLFVEQYGKDMVEGILGGLNAVPKITVGINNLKTNFDKVWNELIENGYNLEKGIICKDAIIINRGSNLEKNTLFKEGMISVQDESAMLAAASTDAGKGMIVLDMCSAPGGKTSYMAGMMKNTGTIYAFDIYSSKIKLIKGNLNRLGIKNVRTSLQNAEIYNPEMEKIADRIIADVPCSGLGIIRKKPEIKWNKDILQLNNITDIQKKILSNSAKYLKTGGKLVYSTCTLNKLENEENVNWFIRNNPEFTVEELDFGSIDNVIYHDEGYVTILPDKNMDGFFIAKIKKNI; the protein is encoded by the coding sequence ACAGTGCAAGACTTATTGCAGTTGAGACGTTGGAAGATGTATTATATAAGGGAGCGTATTCAAATATAGCTTTGAACAATAAATTGAACAGAAGCAATCTAGGTTTGAAGGATAGAGGGCTTGTTACAGAAATAGTTTACGGGACATTGAAATATAAATTTACCATTGACAGTATATTGGGTCATTTTTTAAGAAATGGTCTTAATAGTATGGACAACTTTATATTGAATATATTGAGGATGTCTATTTACCAGATAAAGTATCTGGATAAGATACCTGAATTTGCAGTGGTTAATGAAGCCGTGGAATTGTCAAAGAAGAGATCCAATAAATTTTCAAAGCTTGTAAATGGAGTTCTCAGAAATTATTTGAGAAACAAAGACGGAAAGTACTGTAATACACAAAATTATATTGATAGATTGTGTTTTGATTATTCATTTGAACCATGGATGACAAAGCTCTTTGTGGAACAATATGGAAAAGACATGGTGGAGGGGATACTCGGTGGGTTGAATGCTGTTCCTAAAATAACAGTAGGTATAAACAATTTAAAGACCAATTTTGATAAAGTGTGGAATGAACTTATAGAAAACGGATATAATTTAGAAAAAGGAATAATTTGCAAAGATGCTATAATTATAAATAGAGGAAGTAACCTGGAGAAAAATACTCTTTTCAAAGAAGGGATGATTTCTGTTCAGGACGAAAGTGCAATGCTTGCTGCAGCTTCTACAGATGCGGGTAAAGGCATGATTGTACTTGACATGTGCAGTGCTCCCGGAGGAAAGACTTCCTATATGGCTGGAATGATGAAAAATACAGGTACTATCTATGCCTTTGATATATACAGCAGCAAGATAAAACTCATAAAAGGTAATTTGAATAGATTGGGAATAAAAAATGTCAGAACAAGCCTTCAGAATGCTGAAATATATAATCCAGAAATGGAAAAAATTGCAGACAGGATTATTGCCGATGTTCCATGTTCAGGGCTTGGCATAATAAGAAAGAAACCTGAAATCAAATGGAATAAAGATATACTGCAGCTCAATAACATAACTGATATTCAGAAAAAGATACTTTCAAACTCAGCAAAATATCTGAAAACAGGTGGTAAACTTGTATATTCTACATGTACTCTGAATAAATTGGAGAATGAAGAAAATGTAAACTGGTTTATTCGAAACAATCCCGAATTTACAGTTGAAGAACTTGATTTCGGGAGTATAGACAATGTTATTTACCATGATGAAGGATATGTTACGATACTTCCAGACAAAAATATGGATGGATTTTTTATAGCGAAAATTAAAAAGAATATTTAG
- the rlmN gene encoding 23S rRNA (adenine(2503)-C(2))-methyltransferase RlmN has translation MYNILDFNIDELKKWMKKNEQSGFRAAQVMDWIYKNNIWSFDEMKNVPTALRELLKKNFYIGIPELLNCYESSKKDTTKFLYRYEDGNVIETVVMKYNRGNSICVSTQVGCRMGCSFCASTIDGMVRNLSSGEIIAQILISQKIIKDRISNVVLMGSGEPLDNYDNVIRFIDVVNSDYSLNIGQRHITLSTCGIVPKIIELAEKNLQITLAISLHSPEDDLRKQMMPVANKYSIEEIIEACSYYIGKTGRRVSFEYALVKGVNDSDRHADELSEILKGILCHVNLIPINDVKEKNYIKSSRKDIEKFSNVLSRNGIETTIRKEMGADIDAACGQLRRSYLESKKE, from the coding sequence ATGTATAATATTTTAGATTTTAATATAGATGAACTTAAAAAATGGATGAAGAAAAATGAACAAAGCGGGTTCAGAGCAGCTCAGGTAATGGATTGGATATATAAGAACAATATATGGAGTTTTGATGAAATGAAAAATGTACCTACAGCATTGAGGGAACTTCTAAAGAAAAATTTTTATATAGGAATTCCGGAACTTTTAAATTGCTACGAATCCAGTAAAAAGGATACTACTAAATTTTTATATAGATATGAGGACGGGAATGTCATAGAAACTGTTGTAATGAAATACAACAGGGGAAACTCAATATGTGTTTCCACCCAGGTTGGCTGTAGAATGGGCTGTAGTTTCTGCGCATCAACTATAGATGGTATGGTAAGAAATCTGTCTTCAGGAGAAATAATTGCACAGATCTTGATATCACAGAAAATTATAAAAGATAGAATATCAAATGTTGTTTTAATGGGAAGTGGAGAACCACTTGACAATTATGACAATGTTATAAGATTTATAGATGTGGTCAACTCTGATTATAGCTTGAATATAGGGCAGAGACACATAACACTTTCCACATGCGGCATAGTACCTAAAATAATTGAGCTGGCAGAGAAAAACCTCCAGATAACTCTTGCCATATCACTGCATTCTCCGGAAGACGATCTTAGAAAGCAGATGATGCCTGTTGCCAATAAGTATTCAATAGAAGAAATTATCGAGGCCTGCAGTTATTATATAGGAAAAACTGGGAGAAGAGTTTCTTTTGAGTATGCACTTGTTAAAGGTGTAAATGACAGCGACAGACATGCTGATGAACTTTCTGAAATTTTAAAGGGAATTCTCTGTCATGTAAATCTGATACCTATAAATGATGTTAAAGAGAAAAATTATATAAAATCCTCCAGGAAGGATATAGAAAAATTTTCAAATGTGCTATCCAGGAATGGAATAGAGACTACTATAAGAAAAGAAATGGGAGCAGATATAGATGCAGCTTGTGGACAGCTTAGAAGAAGCTACCTGGAATCGAAAAAGGAGTAG
- a CDS encoding Stp1/IreP family PP2C-type Ser/Thr phosphatase — translation MVGILSDVGKVRKLNEDSLNFYIGSDFSIYVIADGMGGHNAGEVASKIAVDTTICYMKSADINSKDMEDHLLCAIDMANRKIFQLSKQNEKLSGMGTTITVCLVKEDKMVTANVGDSGCYILKKNGITKITKDHSLVQQLLDEGSITEEEAAIHPNKNIITRALGTNLSVEADIFKIDLRDVYKVLMCTDGLSNEVELNEMYDIIMGNNNNNDACRQLIELSKLKGGRDNISVIVFEGECKDDRDYAGK, via the coding sequence ATGGTGGGGATCTTGTCAGACGTAGGAAAAGTGAGAAAATTAAATGAAGACAGCCTTAATTTCTATATAGGCAGTGATTTTAGCATATATGTCATAGCTGATGGAATGGGAGGCCACAATGCAGGAGAAGTGGCAAGCAAAATTGCTGTAGATACTACTATTTGTTATATGAAATCAGCAGATATCAACTCAAAAGACATGGAAGATCATCTATTATGTGCAATAGATATGGCCAATAGAAAGATATTTCAATTGTCAAAACAGAATGAGAAATTATCCGGAATGGGAACAACTATAACGGTGTGTCTCGTAAAAGAAGATAAAATGGTAACAGCAAATGTTGGAGACAGTGGATGCTATATTCTGAAGAAAAATGGTATAACCAAAATTACAAAAGATCACTCTCTCGTGCAACAACTTTTGGATGAAGGAAGCATAACTGAAGAAGAAGCTGCTATACATCCGAACAAGAATATAATAACTAGAGCTTTGGGTACGAACTTATCCGTAGAAGCAGACATCTTTAAAATAGATTTGAGAGACGTATATAAGGTACTGATGTGTACTGATGGATTATCTAATGAGGTAGAACTAAATGAAATGTATGATATCATAATGGGAAATAACAATAACAATGATGCCTGTAGACAATTGATAGAATTGAGTAAACTTAAAGGTGGAAGGGATAATATATCGGTTATTGTATTTGAAGGAGAGTGTAAAGATGATAGGGACTATGCTGGGAAATAG
- the rsgA gene encoding ribosome small subunit-dependent GTPase A, protein MQGTIIKGIAGFYYVKSGDRIIECKSRGKFRYNGLSPMVGDKADINFDGTSGVIERIYQRKTQISRPAVANVTQALVVFAIKNPEINEELLNKLLVNCEISNLKITVCINKVDLDPHVKENYIVDMVKSAGYDILFLKAKEGFGIDEVSKRLKSEITVLCGPSGVGKSTILNHIAGEKLMETGVISNKLKKGKHTTRHSELIEIDHGFLVDTPGFSSLKVEDIKEEELQYCFPEFSDALGKCKFSSCLHHKEPGCAVKELVQQGAVHKDRYEFYVKILEEINNNRKNKW, encoded by the coding sequence ATGCAGGGAACTATAATTAAAGGAATAGCAGGCTTTTATTATGTAAAATCAGGAGATAGAATAATTGAATGCAAATCAAGGGGAAAGTTCAGGTATAATGGACTTTCTCCAATGGTTGGTGATAAGGCTGATATAAATTTTGATGGTACTTCAGGTGTTATTGAAAGAATATATCAGAGAAAAACGCAGATATCCCGGCCTGCTGTTGCGAATGTGACACAGGCACTGGTGGTTTTTGCAATTAAGAACCCTGAAATAAACGAGGAACTTCTGAATAAGCTCCTTGTAAACTGTGAAATCAGTAATTTGAAGATTACAGTCTGTATAAACAAGGTTGATCTGGATCCCCATGTAAAGGAAAATTATATTGTGGATATGGTAAAAAGTGCAGGTTATGATATTTTGTTTCTAAAAGCAAAAGAAGGATTCGGAATAGATGAAGTGAGTAAACGTCTGAAGAGTGAGATAACAGTGCTGTGTGGACCTTCAGGAGTTGGAAAATCCACTATTTTGAATCATATTGCAGGTGAAAAACTGATGGAAACAGGTGTTATAAGCAATAAATTGAAAAAGGGGAAGCATACTACAAGGCACAGTGAGTTGATAGAAATTGACCATGGGTTTCTGGTAGATACTCCTGGATTTTCATCTTTAAAAGTGGAGGACATAAAAGAGGAAGAACTGCAATATTGTTTTCCAGAATTCAGTGATGCCCTGGGAAAGTGTAAATTTTCAAGCTGTCTTCATCATAAAGAACCTGGTTGTGCTGTGAAAGAGCTTGTACAACAGGGCGCAGTACATAAAGACAGATATGAATTTTATGTAAAGATTTTAGAAGAGATAAACAATAACAGGAAAAATAAGTGGTAG
- the pknB gene encoding Stk1 family PASTA domain-containing Ser/Thr kinase, with translation MIGTMLGNRYEVLEKIGEGGMAIVYKSKDHLLNRNVAVKVLKEQFSSDSEFVEKFKREATAAASLSNNNIVNIYDVGSQNNINYIVMEYVKGKTLKQFIREKGKIVPGEAVEISIQIAKALECAHKNNIIHRDIKPHNILVTEDGIVKVTDFGIAKASNSVTITNSNKIMGSAHYFSPEQAKGSFVDFRTDIYSLGIVMYEMVTGKVPYDAESPVSVALKHIQEPVVPPRELNENIPESLNKLILKAVEKEPIRRYQTMTDMLMDLKKIQNNEIPNIIDDDFEEDMTRIMDPIDVNSREQEYSDYPKHENIKPQTGLDPKKKRRILAAAIVVMTIVIVSILGYFYYSKEYAASAETTVPNIVGMKQDKAKEAVEAKKLKFVVVSKEKSDKPEGTVIKAMPEAGTKVKVNSEVRVSVSSGEEKLTVPNVMGVDYNTARDIIQRSGLKVGNVSYEYSDNVQSGCIMRQNPESDSNAEEGSSVDLVVSNGPKERYITVPDVTGKNVDEAASILASAGISYTKSAVNTKDQSKNGIVKYQSAVGSQVKEGTTVNLTYYNYVEEKPNPSTPQNPDGEGENDGKDNSDQNDNDNDGNNQNPPSKDQNNNKSKTGN, from the coding sequence ATGATAGGGACTATGCTGGGAAATAGATATGAAGTTTTGGAGAAAATAGGCGAGGGTGGAATGGCTATTGTATACAAGTCAAAGGATCACCTCTTAAACCGTAACGTGGCAGTTAAAGTACTAAAAGAACAGTTCTCCAGTGACAGCGAATTTGTAGAAAAATTTAAAAGAGAAGCTACTGCAGCTGCCAGTCTTTCAAACAACAATATAGTCAATATATACGATGTTGGAAGTCAGAACAATATAAATTATATAGTTATGGAGTATGTAAAAGGGAAAACCTTGAAGCAGTTTATCAGAGAAAAGGGGAAAATTGTTCCGGGAGAAGCTGTAGAAATATCCATTCAAATAGCAAAAGCTCTGGAATGTGCCCATAAGAACAATATCATACATAGAGATATAAAACCCCACAATATCCTTGTTACAGAGGATGGAATAGTAAAAGTAACTGATTTTGGCATAGCCAAAGCTTCAAATTCTGTAACCATAACCAATTCAAACAAAATAATGGGATCGGCACACTATTTTTCACCGGAACAGGCAAAGGGAAGTTTTGTAGATTTTAGAACGGATATTTACTCACTGGGGATTGTAATGTATGAAATGGTTACGGGAAAAGTACCATATGATGCAGAAAGCCCCGTTTCCGTTGCTTTAAAGCATATACAGGAACCGGTAGTTCCACCGAGGGAACTGAATGAGAATATTCCTGAAAGCCTGAACAAGTTGATATTGAAAGCTGTGGAGAAGGAACCTATTAGAAGATATCAAACTATGACAGATATGCTTATGGATTTGAAAAAAATACAGAACAATGAAATACCAAATATTATAGATGACGATTTTGAAGAAGACATGACGAGGATAATGGATCCTATAGATGTAAATAGTAGAGAACAGGAGTATTCGGATTATCCAAAACATGAAAATATTAAACCCCAAACAGGACTTGATCCCAAGAAAAAAAGAAGAATTTTAGCAGCAGCTATAGTAGTGATGACCATTGTAATAGTATCTATACTCGGATATTTTTATTACAGCAAGGAATATGCCGCTTCAGCAGAGACAACTGTTCCGAATATAGTCGGTATGAAGCAAGACAAGGCAAAAGAAGCCGTAGAAGCAAAAAAACTGAAATTTGTGGTAGTCAGCAAGGAAAAAAGTGATAAGCCTGAGGGAACTGTAATAAAAGCCATGCCGGAGGCAGGTACTAAAGTGAAAGTGAATTCAGAAGTGAGGGTAAGTGTAAGCAGCGGCGAGGAGAAACTCACGGTTCCTAATGTTATGGGAGTGGATTATAATACAGCCAGGGATATTATACAACGCAGTGGATTAAAAGTAGGAAATGTAAGTTATGAATACAGTGACAATGTCCAGAGCGGCTGTATAATGAGACAGAATCCCGAATCGGACTCAAATGCGGAGGAAGGATCTTCCGTAGATCTGGTTGTAAGCAATGGACCAAAGGAAAGGTATATTACCGTACCTGATGTAACTGGTAAAAATGTTGATGAAGCAGCTTCGATACTGGCAAGTGCAGGAATAAGCTATACAAAATCAGCTGTGAATACAAAAGATCAGTCAAAGAATGGAATAGTAAAATATCAAAGTGCAGTTGGGTCACAGGTTAAAGAAGGTACTACCGTCAATTTGACATATTATAATTATGTAGAGGAGAAGCCGAATCCGTCTACTCCGCAAAATCCGGATGGTGAAGGAGAAAATGACGGGAAAGATAACTCGGATCAAAATGATAATGACAATGATGGAAATAACCAGAATCCACCATCCAAAGACCAAAACAACAATAAGTCCAAGACGGGCAATTGA